From Rana temporaria chromosome 5, aRanTem1.1, whole genome shotgun sequence:
GTGAGCAAGTGGATAATGGACTACACTTTTTATAAAAAGGATGTGCATCCATCCCATGAACCAAGCCCAGTCCACCCCGTGATCTCACCGTGGGCACTGCGCCATGAAATACCGATAGATGGATCAGGAGGGTGGCCCATCCCGGAGGGCACGGGAACTCACACTATAATATACGATTCCGATGATAAATTCTAAATTAATAAAATGATTTCATATGTATCAATATATTGATATATTCCTCCTGACTTATATATAATATAGCCGGGTGATAAGTAATATTCAAGATACAAGTATGCATATTAATTCTACCTCCTATGGAGATATATCCATTCCATTCCAAAGGCATCAGAAAGTGGCAATATGAACTAATAATCATTAACCCCTCGGTATAtaaggtggtctataacaaaataAACATGATGTCAAATTATATATAACACTTTTCATACCCTTTGTTAGGGTCCTGACCAATAATGTGGATATAAATGTTTTACCTGAAAGTTTGAATGTAAAATACACTCAGGTTTAGATGGAATGTTTACTTGGATGAGATTGATTTAGGAGCATTAATGGTGTTCATAATAGTGCACCTGTGTGTATTTcaaaaaatataccgtatatatactcgagtataagccgacccgaatctaagctgaggcacctaattttaccacaaaaaaatgggaaaacgtattgactcaagtataagcctagggtgtccatctgcttgtctgcgtgtccatgcctcactgtgtccatgcctcactgtgtccatgcctcactgtgcccatgcctcactgtgcccatgcctcactgtgtccatgactagacatacgtttaacatgggagtatatagaagagaTGCCTAGCTTTGAAAAAtgggtgctccctggccgtaggtcccccacacagcaaactttgcacacttgtagaggaagagtggcgctatatgtgtgccaagtttggggtccaggtcggtacagggtccccaaatttaccagagaaattaccgtttaacagaagagtctatggaaggggtggccaactttgaaaaatcggtgcttcccggccgtaggtcccatgGACAACAATCTTTGCAtacttatagaggaagagtggggctatatgtgtgccaagtttggggtactgggtccccaaagtccgggtagatcaggtgcaaaaaggtgactcaattataagccgaggggggcattttcagcacaaaaaatgtgctgaaaaacttggcttatactccagtatatacggtacatataaTCAGAAATAAGTGATTGATTGAAGAAATATGTTATCTGTACAAACTGTGTCATCCTATGAACCAGATTCACATTTCTCACCATATTTTACCAGATTCTGCTCAGATTTCCTGTAATACGATCATTTTACACGTCTCCTAAACCCCCCAGAGATCTTTATACGACCTTTCAATACACATAACCCAacatggaggggctcagtgaaggtggtggtgaaggtgtggagatgtctgatcgggtcacacagatcataaaaggacagctgcccggcctcataatccacatagatcctgactctgttactggagaGATCGGGAGatatgataatttttttattgtcatgAAATAGAAAACACCCACCACTATACCTGAACAACCCCCAGGACTTGTTATTATATCCAATCCCTGACTGCTCTACTCCTCCTCTCCTCGCTATACTGGAATAACACATCCCAACAATGCAATTTTCGGACTTTCTgacatccacttcccagtaatgtcgCCCAGAGGAAAAATTCTGACTGCTTAATACCTGGGACCAACCCTGAAATCTCTCCGGTGTTTCTGGACGATTCTGCTTTATATCTGACCAGGATACAGTTTTCATGTCATCTGATATCTGTAGCTTATTATGAGCTGTGTtcacatccagtaatatgtctgaAGCTTCCTGTATATAGAAGGATACATTTACCTCTTTTATTATATCAGATAACCCTTTATGTAAGGTGTGTGAGATTCCAGACacatccagatcccctccatcatggaggagtctatcatgtctctctctgtcctcattatctccctcctcagtatcacacaagtcccctgtgtctgattcctgtaggacagtcagtgggtcagtcatgttacacagcttctcaatgtcctccatcttcctggacagatcctccttctttatttccagctGATGGATCAGATCAGACAATGAGATCCGCTCTTCCTGGCTGGAGATGTTCCTCCGCACTCTCTTCTCCAGGTCATCCAGATGTCTCCTGAGCTCTATGAACAGGGCAGTGACTCTCTCTGTTAGACCGGCTGATTTTTCTTGTACTTTTCTCCTGCGgtcctgcagactctggactcttttctccgtctcctctctctctgtcatcagTTTCTGCAGAACATTTCTCAGTTCCTGTTTCTTCTTCTCAGAGGCCTCATCCAGAGTCTCCACCTTGTGTCCCCGGTGTTCTCCGGCCAAACTGCAGGACACACAGATACAGACAGACTCCACATTGCAGTAATATTCAAGAAGTTTTCTGTGGATGGAGCATTTCCTGTTCTCCATGGAAGTGGTGGGATCAGTTAGGACATGTTCTGGTGCCTTTCTGTGGACTCTCAGGTGATTATCACACAGAGAAGCTTCACACATCAGACAGGATTTAACAGCAGGCACAGGAGAGTGATAGCAGTAAGTACAGAAGATttcagtcttcccttcttccagcTGAGTAGATCGGAAAGCCCCCACTATGTTACGTAGTGTTATGTTCCTCTGCAGTACAGGCCGATCCCGGAACTCTtctctgcactcaggacaggaatatcctccagacccctcctgtgtatccaacacacgatcaatacagacccggcagaagttgtgGCCACATCTCAGGTTTACAGGATCTgtataaatgttcagacagaTGGAACAGTCCAGTTCCtgtctcagatcagcagacgccATCGCTGATAGCAGAGAGAAATGAAACTAAAAAGTCTCCGACAACGAAAATCTAAAGGTCGTCTCACATTTCTCGGCACAGGGTGGGGCTGAGCTGGTCTTGCAGCTTTTATATTGAGGAAGTTAgtagaaaaagaaaatgtttataAATTAAAGGGATTTAATCTTACATTTGTGAATACATCTCcgcttttttttacacattgACTTGATTTTAAACTTTAAATTGCATCTGCAGACAAGGCACAAAACTGTCTGCTTGATTCAGAAAGCTGCATGACAACCAGGCAACTAATATTTGAATAATTGAGGTCCTCAATGGCAGCTTTTTGATTCTCTTTAAAGCAGACCTCAACCCAaatgtggaacttccgctttaagcactcctcacccccttacatgccacattttttttggggtggggagcaggtacctagttttgacaggtacccagctcccacttccactTGGCCActtaggtgactcctcctctccctctcccacccTGCAATTTCCtgagacacgtcacaggtcccagaagattgcctggccactgaGGAGGCGCATCGCAGATGTCCAGtgtgcacctggctgtgaagccgcaaataCCGCCTGGTAACAcaaggtctttagccatgcattcagctctctaatcacAACCAGTCTTTCCTGTGTTGCACATGGCACGGGCAATATTTCAGaaaatatcaccttggaggtccttctctTCAACTTGCAGtctagttctttaaattgttttttaagaatcctccaccttccatatATTCTGTCATTGTTTCAAACGtagaccaagacagctgggtgaTGCCCAGTCCCTCCAAGTAATTCATCAACCCGTTCCACCACATTACACCATATTACACCATTTGACAATATTTCCAAGATGTCCAGACAATGTCCCATCAATATAGTCTTCAGTATTGGCAGTCCAGcccagcagcttgctatgggggcacccgagctgagctgcagctccgtatgtccattcagacatgcagCTGCtgttcggccccgccccctctcccccgattggctaactgactttgacagccgcgggagccaatggcacagcggctgttccccagccaatcagcagcagagTCCCAGACGGCTGAGGGaattgtggacattgctggatagagaggggGTTTAGggaaagtattagggggtgctgggggggctgctacacactttttttttatcttaattcatagaatgcattaggattaaAAACAATgtggctttacaactcctttaaccacttaaggaccggaccaatatgctgcctaaagacccaaggtgtttttacagttcgggactgcgtcgctttaacagacaattgcgcggccgtgcgacgtggctcccaaacaaatttggcgtccttttttccccacaaatagagctttcttttggttgtatttgatcacctctgcggtttttagtttttgcgctataaacaaaaatagaacgacaattttgaaaaaaatgcaaaatattttactttttgctataataaatatcccccaaaaacatatataatttttttttcctcagtttaggccgatgcgtattcttctacctatttttggtaaaaaaaaatcgcaataatcgtttatcggttggtttgctcaaaatgtatagcgtttacaaaataggggatagttttattgtatttttattttttttattttttttactactaatggcggcgatcagtgatttttttcgtgactgcgacattatggcggacacttcggacaattttgacacatttttgggaccattgtcattttcacagcaaaaaatgcatttaaattgcattgtttattgtgaaaatgacagttgcagtttgggagttaaacacaggtggcgctgtaggagttagggttcacctagtgtgtgtttacaactgtaggggggtgtggctgtaggactgacatcatcgatcgagtctccctaataaaagggatcactcgatcgatgcgccgccacagtgaagcacggggaagccgtgtttacatacggctctccccgttcttcagctccggggagcgatcgcgacggagcggctataaacgaatagccgcgccgtcgtcccggatcgctccccgcgggaacccgaccgccgcatgtcgtggggggggggggggtcccgatcggacacccgacccgcggaaaggcagggatgtacaggtacgccaatgtgcctgtccgtgccattctgccgacgtatatgtacatgcggcggtcgggaaggggttaaagtggttgtaaacccactttatgGACTACTGCCTATAGGTAAGcatagaataaggcttacctataggttgtggaaatatctcctaaacgtgcaccgatTAGGagttatttcacttgtagtctgTCGTAAATACCAATAGCGCATGCGCGGGGAAGAAACTAAAGTAAGTGCCGTTTCTTTCCTAGCTTGTGCCGTGAATCATGGCTCCTGTGATGTCACGCGGCTCCGGtgaatcacagagccggagtccgtggcccggaaggaagaggggccagaAGACGGACGCTGCCTACTCtagggacatcgctggattcttttgcaggtaagtggcacataatggtctagaatgcggtgcatactagcccattatgcttttcatttgcaggctttgcagggggctaaagaggaagtaaaacccatcagggtttacttcctctttaagctcaAAGTTAAGTTCACAGGCCTCTTGAACCCGAAAACCTCAACCCTACTTGAGAAGTTGGAGGTTTTAGCTAGACAAGTAGGTAATATAGTGTAATTGTGGGAGGTCAGGGCCTCACCCAAAGCTCTTTTACGATACCCACATTGGGTACCATCTTGGGTCAATGCACCTGATCTTGCACTTCTACATCTTAGCGTGTGTGAAAATGCTCTACTTCCCGTGGCTTCCAACCACTCTCAGTACACTACTCCCAATGCTTTTATACCCCTCTAACAGGACATGAGTCAGCTAAGGGCTAACACACCCAGGGCTGCTAATaagacagtacagccagccctcctatACCAGGCCTgggcaccatcagttaaaaagggGGGCCCGAGCAGCGGGGGCCCACTGTGCTGTCCCATTGCAGCCACCATTCCTCTTCTGTCTCCCCctgcagcactgccagcttctcTTCCTCTTTCGCCCTTCAGCAGCACTGCAGGTGGATAGGTCCTAGGACATGCACCTCTTCCATCCGATTTATGAGTCCCccatttccccctttccccccgcaGAACTTCCAGCTTCCCTTttggccaggaaggggggggggggccctgttaAGTAGGCTGTTTGGGGCCCCAAGATTTATAACAGCATCTCTAAACACACCACTGCACGCAGTTGACCCCATAGCTCCCAGGCATTAACAAACATAAACATCCAGTGTAACAGTTGGCACCTGCCAACACATTGCACAAGACGAGACCAGATACAAGAATGTTTGCAATCAAATGCTGTTAACAGGGTTTAATCATTAGCTGGGTCTGTTGGGAGGATTTGGAACAAGCTGTTCACGATGAAGAGCTCCAGTGAGAGCAGCCAGGACCATTCGCATCAAGCCCCCAGCAAAGAAGACACGGGCGAAGTACTGACCATTCAAGGTTTCCAAGGATCCGGCCTCTACTGAAGAGCAGGTAATTGCATTCTTTATGGAAGGTGACCATACTGTACCtacttgtagcactaccccccaaggagctgctggttgtttttgggtggcatgttaccttatggctcctccgccgtcttaggggtgtatggtgcatatagcagtaaaggaatgtccacgacaggtgtcttttctgtgctctttattacccagccgggtaaacttgtggtgaaaggatagagttgaaggaagaaggagaacagcagattcaggcgtagtatttggtaacagtcctgctcccacgtgtaacacttgaCATGTTAAGGACCGATACTAGTGACGCTTTACCCACTATCTACCATACCCCAACCCCCTTATAACTTACCCCACAAACCCAATGATACAAGGGACCGCgttgtggagtaaaattggccttccGGCCTTCTTTATTTAACCATATAAAACTTTAACATAAATAACCGTTTAATTAACTTTTAAATAACTATATACACATTTTCAAACACTTGGTGGTCTAGAAGACCACCCCTCTCAACTTGGACACTGGGACAACAATTATTACCTAGGCCTCAGTCGCGAGACACCGACTCAGAGGCAGTATaaccgtcctcagtgacccaaggccccatacacacgatagaatccatccgctgaaaaatcccagcgaatgggtttcagcggatagatcctatggtgtgtacactccagcggatctgtatccgtggatatttatcccctgggatggatttccagcggataaatatttgatgacatgctatcaaatctatccgctggaatccatcccaacggatggatccgctggtctgtacagactcaccggatccatccgtccgaagggatcccccgcatgcgtcgtaatgattgaacgcatgcgtggaattccttatatgacagcgtcgcgcacgtcgccgcgtcataatcgcggcgacggcgcgacacgtcatcgccagaggatttcggcgcggatttcgattcgatggtgagtacactccatcgcatggaaatccgcgcaaatcctcgagaggatttatccgtggaaacggtccgctggaccgtatccgcggataaatcctctcgtgtgtatggggcctaacactttaaccccttcctggttaaCCCACGTCAACCGAAAGGTACCCAATAACCCCCATACCACTTATGGGTACAACCTTTTCCTACCCCAACTTCCAGCCTTTTCTCGTTTTACAGAGACCCAAAACCGCCTGCTAAAAGGCCTAAaaccagggagggtgggtgggcagCTTCTTCCTTTGCTTGTAAATGGAGGagtgacgaaacgtcacttcctccacgCCAGAGACCTCTACCGCCCCCGCCCCACTAACAGCCAGCCCCTCTTCTCCTTCTAGAGGAGCCTATCACTTGCGGCCAGTCCCACCCTGTCATGCCGCCCCTCCCCCAAACTTTGTTTGCTCCGTGCCTCTctttctgcgccactcctgcttgagtagACTTAGcgtatctggacaggcctctctcactgacctggcagccagagtatcactcgatcctttagggaaaagtctctgccacaggccctctctgtgcTTGTAATTACCGAGAcgatcctccttgatagaattaagcctggatctccttctgaCAGTGTTCCGACTGAGTGgtgtccagctaccttgatccccggtggtttgtcgagatccttttggatcgccagcctctcattggctctcctcagatggactcccttccgaacagctataccgcttgggatcttcagatgGGAACCCAGCCGACTACTGGGCTCCCCGCCACAGCTTAAATGttcccggaccaacatggtcccggaaccaggaacaccacgtggcacgcacgccccggcctggtaggccataaccccggggcgccgtgatgtagtcaccctaaaggtgagtggcgcaatcagggccgccatcaggggggtacaggcagtacacctgtaaggggcccgaagatccccaggggcccggatggcaacccccttaggcggcagcacccccccctcggttctctgctccagggggcccatgcctgaagctgtgtaaggggccccaaaattcctgatggcggccctggccgcacttgaagaagaagaagacgaaccCAGActaaatggcgtctgccccataaataccctcccccagcatgcacagcgaggaaactccctcctgattggctgctagggaagaGCACCCAAGTCTCGACTCCACTGTTGCCATCTGTCGTCCTGCGGtggaacaacagaatgagcccacagcacagtcaagctgagacagagaccctgttttgaacacattaactggatcagagtcaATTAacgctctgatccccctctacATTTAAATGgtaccggtacttggaagtaaccaggcgctacatactaTTCCAGTTTTATAACGGCATTAACACCGAATTCCTGATGTTGTTCAGTTCATCACTTTAGGTGATCATTTACTGTGTATTCCTCCAATCCATGTGTGTGGTCTCCAAAAAATCAATTGAAGAGCAATTGTAGTCTTTGTAATGTACAGCATATATACTTTATACagttgtagcgccctgctcctgatgaacagGCGCTGCCTAAAATTTAATGGgagtctgagctgttatttggctcagaccagagtgattaaaggcaatttagcctctgttctaggc
This genomic window contains:
- the LOC120941568 gene encoding E3 ubiquitin-protein ligase TRIM39-like encodes the protein MASADLRQELDCSICLNIYTDPVNLRCGHNFCRVCIDRVLDTQEGSGGYSCPECREEFRDRPVLQRNITLRNIVGAFRSTQLEEGKTEIFCTYCYHSPVPAVKSCLMCEASLCDNHLRVHRKAPEHVLTDPTTSMENRKCSIHRKLLEYYCNVESVCICVSCSLAGEHRGHKVETLDEASEKKKQELRNVLQKLMTEREETEKRVQSLQDRRRKVQEKSAGLTERVTALFIELRRHLDDLEKRVRRNISSQEERISLSDLIHQLEIKKEDLSRKMEDIEKLCNMTDPLTVLQESDTGDLCDTEEGDNEDRERHDRLLHDGGDLDVSGISHTLHKGLSDIIKEVNVSFYIQEASDILLDVNTAHNKLQISDDMKTVSWSDIKQNRPETPERFQGWSQVLSSQNFSSGRHYWEVDVRKSENCIVGMCYSSIARRGGVEQSGIGYNNKSWGLFRYSGGCFLFHDNKKIIISPDLSSNRVRIYVDYEAGQLSFYDLCDPIRHLHTFTTTFTEPLHVGLCVLKGRIKISGGFRRRVK